The following is a genomic window from Shewanella avicenniae.
GTTTCTTAACGCCAAATCCCAATAAAATCTAGTCATTCCATTTGGGCAAAAAGCCTATGACGATATTTCATTATGTTAATCTTGTCACAGTTTTTCTGCGGGTGAATAATAGCGTCGCTCTGGTAAACTGTACTGGACTGTACAATTTAAAAACGCTATTTCATCGATAAATTTGGATTATCGGTATCGCGAATCAATTTTTTGTCGTCCACAAACCCTCCTGATAACAGACGTGTTCTTCGGATCAGTTTCTCAGCGTAATCAAACACGCGCGTTTACAACAACACTGGAATAACAACCTTCCATGAAGTGTTTTAGCACACTTATGCTGATAGCTAACCAAAGATTCAACAATGACTTAGCGAAGGTTGTGAGTTCTGGACAAGCATGTCGTTACACAATATGGAGATAAGTATGGATTCGCGTCCTGATGATTCCCGACGCCGCTTTATGAAAGGGGCGATGTGGGTGATTTCGGCTAGCACGCTGGGTACTGGCGTGATGATGGCGCCAACAGCGAATGCAGCGCCAAGTTTAACTGAATACAAACCGGTATTTTTTACCCCTGATGAATGGGCGTTTGTGCTGGCAGCATGTGAACGTTTAATCCCTGCCGATGAAACTGGCCCAAGTGCGCTAGACGCCAATGTGCCGATTTTTATAGACCGACAAATGTTAGGCGATTTTGGCCAAGCCTCAGACTGGTACATGAAAGGCCCGTTTATGGAAGGCCCAGCTGAACTTGGTTTTCAGTCACCACTGACTCCAGCGCAAACCTACCAAAAAGGTATCGCGGCGACCAATACCTACTGTCGCCAGACGTTCAGTAAATCGTTTGCTGAGTTAAGCCCTGAGCAGCAAGATCAACTGCTGACCCAACTGCAACACAATGAGCTGAAATTCGATGGCGTGAGCGCCAAACAGTTTTTTGATTTCCTGCTGCAAAACACCAAGGAAGGTTACTTTGCTGACCCAATTCACGGCGGTAACAAAAACATGGAACCGTGGAAGATGATTGGCTTCCCAGGCGCCCGTGCCTCCTATTTGGAATGGGCGGAGCTGCATAACGTGAAATACCCAATGGGCCCAGTAAGTTTGAATGGAGATAGGGGATAAATCATGGCGAGACAAGAGAAACCAGTAGACGTAGTACTCGTCGGCCTTGGTTGGACCAACTCCATCATGGGCATGGAACTGGCACAAGAAGGGCTCAATGTACTGGCATTAGAACGTGGTGAAGATCGCGATACTGTGCCCGATTTTGCCTATCCGAAAATGGCAGATGAACTGACTTACGGCGTGCGCTATAAATTGATGGCCAAGCCTGCGAAAAGCACCATCACAGTGCGCCACAGTTTAACTGAAACTGCATTGCCGTATCGTCATTTGGGTTCATTTTTGCCGGGCGATGGCGTGGGCGGTGCGGGTACGCACTGGAATGGTCACACCTGGCGACCAATGCCAGAAGAGCTGCGTTTACGCAGTTACGTCGAAGAAACCTTTGGTAAAGACATTATTCCCGCAGACATGACCATTCAAGATTTTGGTGTGTCCTATGATGAACTGGAACCGCACTTTGACTTTTTCGACAAAGTGATGGGGGTTTCAGGAAAAGCGGGTAACGTAAATGGCGAGATCCACGAAGGGGGCAACCCTTTTGAAGGTCGCCGTAGCAGCGAATATCCATTACCACCGCTGAAACGCACTTTCAACGATGAGCTGTTTACCAATGTGGCTAAAGAGCATGGTTTGCATCCATTCCCGCTGCCATCTTCAAATGCGTCAGAAGCCTACACCAACCCTTACGGTATGCAGTTAGGCCCATGTAACTTTTGTGGTTTCTGCGAACGTTATGGCTGCTTAAACTTTTCTAAAGCATCGCCGCAAACCTGTATTTTGGGTGCGCTGAAACAGCACAAAAACTTCTCCTATCGTGCCAACAGTGAAGTGCTGAAGGTCGAACTGGCAGATGATAAGAAAACCGCCAAAGGTGTGACTTACATTGATAAAAATGGCGAAGAGGTGTTTCAACCGGCCAAGATTGTGATTGTGGGTACCTTTGCCTACAACAACGTGCGCCTGTTGCTACTATCCGGCATCGGCCAACCTTACGACCCAGTGACTAACACAGGTACCGTGGGCCGCAACTACGCGTATCAAATGATGGGCGGCGCGACCTTGTTCTTTAAAGATAAATTCTTTAACCCCTTTATTGGCGCTGGCAGTAACGCTACCACAGTGGATGACTACGCCATCAACCAAATTGACTTCGCCAAAGAGGGCTTTATTGGCGGTTCCTATCTGTTGGCGGCACAAACCAACGGTCAGCCTATCCGCAGTATGCCGTTGCCTGCCGGCACGCCTAGCTGGGGTGCGGGTTGGAAAAAAGCCACCAAAGATTACTACGGCCACTCCATGAGCATCAGTTCTCACGGCTCAAACATGTCTTATCGTGACTGCTATCTGAGTCTTGATCCTAATTACACTGACGATCATGGTCTGCCGCTGCTGCGTTTGACCTTCGACTGGAAAGATAACGATATTCGCATGACCCAGTTTATGAAGGGCAAAGTTGAAGCCTTGGCTAAAGGGTTAAATCCTGATCACCTGAATATCTCATTCAAAGACTTTGGCGCGAAATACGATGTGCGGCCATATCAAACAACCCACAACGTGGGTGGTGCGAT
Proteins encoded in this region:
- a CDS encoding gluconate 2-dehydrogenase subunit 3 family protein, encoding MDSRPDDSRRRFMKGAMWVISASTLGTGVMMAPTANAAPSLTEYKPVFFTPDEWAFVLAACERLIPADETGPSALDANVPIFIDRQMLGDFGQASDWYMKGPFMEGPAELGFQSPLTPAQTYQKGIAATNTYCRQTFSKSFAELSPEQQDQLLTQLQHNELKFDGVSAKQFFDFLLQNTKEGYFADPIHGGNKNMEPWKMIGFPGARASYLEWAELHNVKYPMGPVSLNGDRG
- a CDS encoding GMC family oxidoreductase encodes the protein MARQEKPVDVVLVGLGWTNSIMGMELAQEGLNVLALERGEDRDTVPDFAYPKMADELTYGVRYKLMAKPAKSTITVRHSLTETALPYRHLGSFLPGDGVGGAGTHWNGHTWRPMPEELRLRSYVEETFGKDIIPADMTIQDFGVSYDELEPHFDFFDKVMGVSGKAGNVNGEIHEGGNPFEGRRSSEYPLPPLKRTFNDELFTNVAKEHGLHPFPLPSSNASEAYTNPYGMQLGPCNFCGFCERYGCLNFSKASPQTCILGALKQHKNFSYRANSEVLKVELADDKKTAKGVTYIDKNGEEVFQPAKIVIVGTFAYNNVRLLLLSGIGQPYDPVTNTGTVGRNYAYQMMGGATLFFKDKFFNPFIGAGSNATTVDDYAINQIDFAKEGFIGGSYLLAAQTNGQPIRSMPLPAGTPSWGAGWKKATKDYYGHSMSISSHGSNMSYRDCYLSLDPNYTDDHGLPLLRLTFDWKDNDIRMTQFMKGKVEALAKGLNPDHLNISFKDFGAKYDVRPYQTTHNVGGAIMGTNPKTSVLNRYQQSWDVHNVFVLGSSSFPQNLQYNPTMLVGGLAYWTAKAIREQYLKQPGPLVQA